The following is a genomic window from Sulfitobacter sp. HNIBRBA3233.
CTGCCACTTTGGTGGATTGAATTTCTCTAACCGTTCAATCTGCTCCGCCCGCGCTTTAGAACCAGCTTGCGCATAGTCAAGAATACAATCACGCCATGACTTGAGATCCAGTGGATGTATGTACTCGGGTATCCCCGCTCCCGACTCGTGAAGAACAGGAATATCGCTGGCAATCGCCGGCACACCGTGCGCCAAAGCTTCAGCGAGAGGCATCCCCCAGCCCTCTGTAAAGGTCGGGAACAGCAGCGCCTTGCATCCTGACAGGTAAGAAATCACCTCGGCATCCGAAGCCGTACCAACTTCGATCACGTGGGGGGCGATCGCATCGCACTCGTCCAAAAGCGCGAAGACGTTCTCGGAACTCCAACCCCGACGACCGATGACCACAAGCTTCGGAATGTCCAGCACGCCGGATTCCACCAGGTCACGCCATACCAGAAGCATGGACAGATGGTTCTTTCTGGGCTCTATAGTTCCGACCATGACGAAATATGGTTCGGTATCCATATCCGCTTGGCGGCTAGCAAAAAACTTTGGCTCGACGCCAATGATGGACAAGTGGAAATCCGGCAGAAGCGCCCCTGTCTCTTCACAGAACTTCCTGATTTTGTTTTCCGTGTCCAGTGAGTTGACGAGCAGAGTCCGTCCATATTGAAGAACATTCTCAATTCTTCGTGTATGGGTATCCTTATCGCCCTTTCTGACATATTCTGGGTGTGTCATCGGAATGATATCATGGATATAGAATATCATCTCCTCCGAGAATTGCAGCGAAATATTCTCAAGGAATTTTGCCGAAGAGATGTTTGAGTGTGAACAATTTATATATGCTGCAGTCTTTGGCCAAGGGCCGGATTCCGCCAGCGCGAGCAGTTTCTCGGGCGTCTTTGCTATTTCATGTAGCGTTTTGAAAGCGGCGCTCTCTCCTCTTGACACGGTAATTTTGTCAGAGAGCCATAGATCTTCCAGATGACGTAGCAGCGCATCGGAGAAGCGGAAAGGAAGGACGAAAAACTTCTGACCGTGCGAAAAACCAAGTCTTAGATCAACGTTCTCTTTTTTTTCGAGATAAAGTGCGTACCGAAGGTCGACCCGGTCAATTCCCGTGGGCGTCTCCGCCTTTCTTCTAGCAAGAAGACGCGTTGCATCGAAAAAAAAAGTAATAGGCTCTTTATCAGCAAATTCCATCACGGTTAGCGCCCCCACTGCATGGAAATCGACCTTTTGAGCGCGCCATCGCTCAGATGCAAGGTTGCATCGGGGAGACTGTCAATTTTGTTACTCAACAGGTATTCCCAGAAAGAATCTTCAAGGCAATTTGGGTGAATGGGGATGTACTGGTTTTTAGCTGCTGCTTCATTCATTAGCGTAAATGGTTTTTCCCGTGTGGACAGTGTTCGAACATCTCGGCCAAAATATTGAGCCTCATAAAGTACGCTTGAGGAAATGCTTGATACTAATACAAAGTTATCGTCAGCAAGTACATCATAAATATTTCTTTCCAAAATTTTAACTTTTGGATTTCTGCTAACTACATCTGTCATCCACTCTTTATAATGGGCATGTGGGTGACCTTTGTAATATACATTCCCAAATTCGTTTGTCAGTTCCATCAGGAATATTTCTATATCAACTTTATCGTAGAGCTTCCCGTCGTTGATGAGCGATGCATCCACTTGAGTTTGGCCACAGAACACAACACTTCCTTCCGGAATGGCATTCGATGCTGTCAGTATCTTTCTTTGAGAGAGTGCTTTTAACAACCGCGCGTGAAGAGATATCTCGCGGGTGCCGATTTTGATTTCTTGGAATTTTTCTCTAAAGTGGTCGATGTTAGTCCTGACACCAAGTGCGTAATCTGGTAGAAACCGGATAGGGTGTATAGTGAAATCAATATATTCGATACCATACTCTTCTAGCATTGATATCAGATATTTCGGCGCTTCAAATATCAAAACCAGACTTCCCTCAAGAAAGTCTGCAAGCTGCTCTTTGGTCGACTTATCAAGTTCCTGATTGTAAATTTTTGCCCAGGAATCTGTGGAGGGTATTAATCCGCATCGCTTAAAAATGCTTGTTCGTGTTTCGTCAATTTTTTCCGGAGTAAGTATGCTGGCCGGCTTGTTGATAACTTGGGGGACCATTCCAAGCAGATGACGGAACCATGCTATATTGACCTCTTGAGGGTTATTTCTCTCACTTGGCCGCGTGTCATCTATCCGCAGAAAGTCGTTGGCAAAAACAATTCTTGTATAATTATTATCCGTCATAAAGCCATTCCATCAAGTACTTTGTGTGGGGGTGCGCTAGTGCACCGGTAGGCAATGTATGCAGGGTGATCTTGTTTTGTACAAGCGCGTGTCTTCTCTCGGCGGCCCGCAAATTAGTGGCGGCAGGGATCGAAGTGATCATGAATCAAGAGGAATCGAACCGGAGCAACCTGATCACCGTGGCCAATCTCCTCTTGTCGTCAAACTTGGACAGGACACTTGAAGCCTGAGCCGAAAATGATGGCCTCATTGGCCATCTCCCCGTCCTGACCGCCGCAACCATTATACGCGCGGGTGACAGGGAATGAAGGTCGTTCCAGACGGCGGTCTCGAAAGCCTTCGAGTGGATGCAATCAGACAACATGCAACCTTCTTGACCGGGTCTAGTGGCGAAGCCCATCCTGATCCCGATGGTATGGAATAAGAGGTTTGGGGTGTCATGGCACAAGCTTGGAGAGCGAGAGGGGAATCCGCGTGGACTGATGAGGCCCAGAACACCATCAATGCAGCCAGATTGGATATCGAGCGCCGGCAATTGGAGAAAGCAGGCAGTAGAACTGGAGATGGTGGTCAGCTGGAGGGATCTTGACGGGAGCGCCGGAAAACTTCTCAGAACGGTGCGGGCCAAACGCCAGGGCCAGAACCCGCAGTCATCTATTGGTAAAAGCTCCTATGGTCAGGACCCATTAATTTCCCAAGTATGGCGTGACTCATAGCCCAAAAAATGAGCGGTGAACATGTCCGATCCGTTTTGGCTGACCGACGCTCAGATGGCGCGTCTTGAGCCCTTCTTTCCCAAGTCACACGGCAAGCCACGCGCCGATAACCGACGTGTGGTGAGTAGGATTAACTTCATCAATCGCAATGGCTTGCAGTGGCTCGATGCACCCACCGCCTACGGTCCACACAAGACGCTCTACAACCGTTGGAAGCGATGGAGCGACAAAGGCATCTTCGCGCAAATGATGGCTGCTCTGGCTGCCGAGCACGGTGAGACGAAGACCGTGATGATCGACGCCACCTACCTCACAGCCCACCAAACGGTGACCAGTTTGGCCGTGAAAAAGGGGGGTGTGGACGCCTGATTGGTTGGACGAAGGGTGGCATGAACACTAAACTGCACACCGTTTGC
Proteins encoded in this region:
- a CDS encoding glycosyltransferase family 4 protein — protein: MEFADKEPITFFFDATRLLARRKAETPTGIDRVDLRYALYLEKKENVDLRLGFSHGQKFFVLPFRFSDALLRHLEDLWLSDKITVSRGESAAFKTLHEIAKTPEKLLALAESGPWPKTAAYINCSHSNISSAKFLENISLQFSEEMIFYIHDIIPMTHPEYVRKGDKDTHTRRIENVLQYGRTLLVNSLDTENKIRKFCEETGALLPDFHLSIIGVEPKFFASRQADMDTEPYFVMVGTIEPRKNHLSMLLVWRDLVESGVLDIPKLVVIGRRGWSSENVFALLDECDAIAPHVIEVGTASDAEVISYLSGCKALLFPTFTEGWGMPLAEALAHGVPAIASDIPVLHESGAGIPEYIHPLDLKSWRDCILDYAQAGSKARAEQIERLEKFNPPKWQDSYGALDKVVEKLLTHHTLGTTGLNHPFDRLSDQGAQDHDWEYSKIDEETIEFENWYPRQTDSKGRYYRWNGQSSTARLAIRDRLRDASFLSISVRCLYGLSLDSVLTAVAVNGRQADYREVSSNDLTEIIVDLSNADQSNSLLITFFLGERRRPVDLNLNTDTRSLGFNFFSMSWLSLKESLKGPEGLDSESNP